From a region of the Alnus glutinosa chromosome 1, dhAlnGlut1.1, whole genome shotgun sequence genome:
- the LOC133859396 gene encoding probable leucine-rich repeat receptor-like protein kinase At1g35710, whose amino-acid sequence MVFIVWVTCFFFYAAHFVAAFQSSALQLEANALLATGWWGRNDSSRCEWPGITCNVTGSVTKIVMSSGFYLGGEMSKLNLSCFPNLVRLDLRNTSLQGSIPVEIGTLSKLTYLDLSYNTLTGPIPSTLGNLTNLEVLSLDSNQITGPIPPTFGNLTNLEFLSLGSNQINGSIPPELGNLHSLKNLVHLGLRNNSLQGSIPVEIGTLSKLTYLDLSYNTLIGPIPSTLGNLTNLKVLSLDSNQITGPIPSTLGNLTNLEFLFLASNQINGPIPSTLGNLTNLGELNLDSNQIDGPIPSTLGSLTNLEFLSLGSNQFNGSISPELGNLHSLKNLVHLGLRNNSLHGSIPVKIGTLSKLTFLDLSYNTLTGPIPSTLGDLTNLEVLSLDFNQITGPIPSTLGNLTNLEFLFLVSNQINGSIPSTLGKLTNLRGLNFDSNQINGPIPSTLGNLTNLEFLSLGSNQINGSIPPELGNLQSFKNLVHLGLRNNSLQGNIPVEIGTLSKLTFLDLSYNTLTGPIPSTLGNLINLEVLSLGSNPITGPIPSTLGNLTNLRHLFFHSNQITGSIPSTWGNLTNLSILHFGSNQIIGPIPSTLGNLTNLGFLYLVSNQINGSIPSTLGNLINLECLSVGSNQINGPIPSTLGNLTNLKRLSVDSNQINGQIPSTLGNLTNLERLSLDSNQINGPIPSTLGNLIKLKYLSLCSNQINGPIPSTLGSLTNLEYLSLFSNQITGSIPAELGNLHSLKNLNLSHNFISGEAPVQLVFIGNLQSLDISSNNLTGNIPNSYIHIQTVNLSYNSLTSPIPIPPCLPTRNKSIVTKAKICVPIAISLGFLVLGGFLLCQRMVKKTQFESRKETKHGNLLSIWNYDGHIAYEDIVEATEDFDIKYCIGIGSYGSVYKAKLPCGKVIALKKLHRLEAENPTFDMSFRNEVKVLTEIRHRNIIKLHGFCLHNRCMFLVYEYMERGSLFCVLNNDVEAIELDWSKRLNIIKGTAHALSYMHHECIPAIVHRDITSNNILLNNKLEAFVSDFGTAKLIDPDSSNQTLVVGTYGYIAPELAYTMKVTEKCDVYSFGVVALEIIMGRHPTELLTSLSSSSSQNMMLHEILDQRLPPPNHLVQQDIFLVATIAFACLHEKPKSRPTIKCVSQEFLSRKKPITKSLQAISLWQLRNQEMYMD is encoded by the exons ATGGTGTTCATTGTATGGGTTACCTGTTTCTTCTTCTATGCAGCTCACTTTGTTGCAGCATTTCAATCTTCAGCACTACAACTAGAAGCAAACGCTCTGCTGGCGACAGGGTGGTGGGGAAGAAATGACTCAAGTCGTTGCGAGTGGCCTGGTATTACTTGCAATGTTACTGGAAGTGTCACAAAGATTGTCATGAGCTCAGGTTTCTATTTGGGAGGTGAGATGTCAAAACTCAACCTCTCTTGCTTTCCAAATTTAGTCCGCCTTGATCTTCGAAATACTAGTCTTCAGGGGAGTATCCCAGTCGAGATAGGTACTCTATCTAAACTCACATACCTTGATTTGTCATATAATACTCTAACAGGTCCAATTCCTTCCACTTTGggtaatttaactaatttggaagTTTTGTCACTTGATTCCAATCAAATCACTGGTCCAATCCCACCCACTTTTggtaatttaactaatttggaatttttgtcaCTTGGttccaatcaaatcaatggttcCATTCCCCCAGAACTAGGAAACCTTcattcattgaaaaatttagtCCACCTTGGCCTACGAAATAATAGTCTTCAGGGGAGTATCCCGGTCGAGATAGGTACTCTATCTAAACTCACATACCTTGATCTCTCATATAATACTTTGATaggtccaatcccttccactttgggtaatttaactaatttgaaaGTTTTGTCACTTGATTCCAATCAAATCACtggtccaatcccttccactttgggtaatttaactaatttggaatttttgtttcttgcttccaatcaaatcaatggtccaatcccttccactttgggtaatttaactaatttgggaGAATTGAATCTTGATTCCAATCAAATCGatggtccaatcccttccactttgggtaGTTTAACTAATTTAGAATTTTTGTCACTTGGTTCCAATCAATTCAATGGTTCCATTTCCCCAGAACTAGGAAACCTTcattcattgaaaaatttagtCCACCTTGGTCTTCGAAATAATAGTCTTCACGGTAGTATCCCAGTCAAGATAGGTACTCTATCTAAACTCACATTCCTTGATCTGTCATATAATACTCTAACaggtccaatcccttccactttgggtgatttaactaatttggaagTTTTGTCACTTGATTTCAATCAAATCACtggtccaatcccttccactttgggtaatttaactaatttggaatttttgtttcttgtttccaatcaaatcaatggttcaatcccttccactttgggtaAATTAACTAATTTGAGaggtttgaattttgattccaatcaaatcaatggtccaatcccttccactttgggtaatttaactaatttggaatttttgtcaCTTGGttccaatcaaatcaatggttcCATTCCCCCAGAACTAGGAAACCTTCAGTCATTCAAAAATTTAGTCCACCTTGGTCTTCGAAATAATAGTCTTCAGGGGAATATCCCAGTCGAGATAGGTACTCTATCTAAACTCACATTCCTTGATCTGTCATATAATACTCTGACaggtccaatcccttccactttgggtaatttaattaatttggaagTTTTGTCACTTGGTTCCAATCCAATCACtggtccaatcccttccactttgggtaatttaactaatttgagacatttgtttttTCATTCCAATCAAATCACTGGTTCAATCCCTTCTACTTGGggtaatttaactaatttgagTATTTTGCATTTTGGTTCCAATCAAATCATtggtccaatcccttccactttgggtaATTTAACTAACTTGGGATTTTTGTATCTTGTttccaatcaaatcaatggttcaatcccttccactttgggtaATTTAATCAATTTGGAATGTTTGTCTGTTGGttccaatcaaatcaatggtcCAATCCCATCTACTTTGggtaatttaactaatttgaaaCGTTTGTCTGTTgattccaatcaaatcaatggtcaaatcccttccactttgggtaATTTAACTAATTTAGAACGTTTGTCTCTTgattccaatcaaatcaatggtccaatcccttccactttgggtaatttaattaaattgaaatatttgtctctttgttccaatcaaatcaatggtccaatcccttccactttgggtagtttaactaatttggaatatttgtctcttttttccAATCAAATCACTGGTTCCATTCCCGCAGAACTAGGAAACCTTCATTCATTGAAAAATCTGAACCTTAGTCATAACTTTATTAGTGGAGAAGCACCTGTTCAACTTGTGTTTATTGGCAATTTACAGAGCTTGGATATCAGCAGCAATAATCTTACCGGCAATATTCCCAATAGTTACATTCATATTCAAACAGTCAACTTGTCGTACAATTCTTTGACAAGTCCAATTCCAATTCCTCCTTGCCTTCCAACTCGTAACAAATCAATTGTAACCAAAGCAAAAATTTGTGTTCCCATCGCCATTTCCCTTGGATTCTTAGTTCTTGGGGGTTTTCTCCTATGTCAACGCATGGTCAAGAAAACCCAATTTGagtcaagaaaagaaacaaagcatGGGAACTTGCTCTCGATATGGAATTATGATGGACATATTGCATATGAAGACATCGTTGAAGCAACCGAAGactttgatataaaatattgtATTGGAATTGGTAGTTATGGCAGTGTTTACAAAGCAAAATTACCATGCGGAAAAGTGATTGCCTTGAAGAAACTTCATCGATTGGAGGCTGAGAACCCAACTTTTGATATGAGTTTCAGAAACGAGGTAAAAGTGTTAACAGAGATCCGTCATCGAAACATTATAAAACTTCATGGGTTCTGTTTACACAATCGATGCATGTTTCTGGTTTATGAGTACATGGAAAGAGGAAGCCTATTTTGTGTCCTAAATAATGATGTTGAAGCGATAGAATTGGATTGGAGCAAGAGATTAAACATCATCAAAGGCACTGCCCACGCTTTATCTTACATGCATCATGAATGCATTCCAGCAATTGTTCATCGAGATATAACaagcaacaatattttattgaacAATAAACTAGAGGCTTTTGTCTCTGACTTTGGCACAGCTAAGCTCATTGATCCTGATTCCTCTAACCAAACGTTAGTTGTCGGCACTTACGGTTACATTGCCCCAG agtTGGCCTATACCATGAAAGTTACTGAAAAATGCgatgtttatagctttggaGTTGTGGCACTGGAAATAATAATGGGAAGACATCCAACGGAACTCTTGACTTCATTATCATCATCGTCTTCTCAAAACATGATGTTACATGAAATATTAGACCAACGTTTGCCACCTCCCAATCATTTGGTTCAACAAGATATTTTCCTTGTCGCTACAATAGCATTTGCATGCCTCCACGAAAAACCAAAGTCTCGGCCTACAATAAAATGCGTGTCTCAAGAATTTCTTTCTCGGAAGAAGCCAATAACCAAGTCTTTACAAGCAATTTCGTTATGGCAGCTAAGGAATCAAGAAATGTATATGGATTGA